Proteins found in one Raphanus sativus cultivar WK10039 unplaced genomic scaffold, ASM80110v3 Scaffold0048, whole genome shotgun sequence genomic segment:
- the LOC130500855 gene encoding lysine-specific demethylase JMJ18-like, producing the protein MEHLSESQINEDMSLKNHPTDKDTDKDTNMEQPPTSPRHRKVLARWLPDEAQRPIVDEAPVFSPSLEEFEDTLAYIEKIRPLAEPYGICRIIPPSTWKPPCRLKEKSVWEHTKFPTRIQTVDLLQNREPMKKKKPKTRKRKRRRNSRRRSGSGSASSPSEPASSPEAEEKFGFNSGSDFTLEEFERYALYFKNTYFEKKDFVGETKWTPSVEEVEGEYWRIVEQPTDEVEVYYGADLENRVLGSGFYKIGDRDIDQYVVSGWNLNNLPRLPGSVLSFEGCDISGVLVPWLYVGMCFSSFCWHVEDHHLYSLNYHHFGEPKVWYGVPGNNATSLEKAMRKHLPDLFEEQPDLLHGLVTQFSPSILKDEGVKVYRVVQNAGEYVLTFPRAYHAGFNCGFNCAEAVNVAPVDWLAHGQNAVELYSKETRKTSLSHDKLLLGAAYEAVKALWELSDSSVVIKENTTNLRWKSFCGKNGTLTNAIQARLRMEEERLGDLGSSSLVKMEKDFDSNSERECFSCFYDLHLSAFGCKCSPEEYACLKHSDDLCSCGEKDRFVLVRYTMDELRSLVRALEGEMDDLKIWVSKVLLGIEHSDEDQNKTGSVISEEKKGSFDLNIDLDLKEEVSTSGELNASENFDVSVEPINLGFLSFGKLWCNKHSIFPKGFTSRVKFYNVLDPTRISSYISEVLDAGLMGPLFRVTLEESPDECFFNVSAQQCWEMVLQRVKDTSTNLGLPILPRFKSINGLQMFGFLSPSIVQAIEALDPNHKLVEYWNNKNQTHFESKDQFISSNCTKGKLFGVDLM; encoded by the exons ATGGAACATCTCAGTGAATCTCAGATCAACGAG GATATGTCTTTAAAGAATCATCCTACAGACAAGGATACGGACAAAGACACTAACATGGAACAACCACCTACTAGTCCACGTCATCGAAAG GTTCTTGCTAGATGGTTACCTGATGAAGCGCAAAGACCAATCGTAGACGAAGCTCCTGTTTTCTCACCATCATTAGAG gagtttgaagatacacttGCTTACATAGAAAAGATACGTCCACTAGCCGAGCCGTATGGTATCTGTCGAATCATCCCACCATCCACATGGAAACCTCCTTGCCGGCTTAAGGAAAAGAGCGTATGGGAGCATACAAAGTTTCCCACACGGATTCAGACCGTGGACCTGCTTCAGAACCGGGAGcctatgaagaagaagaaacccaagACCAGGAAACGTAAACGGAGAAGAAACTCTAGGAGACGATCTGGTTCTGGGTCTGCCTCTTCTCCCTCAGAACCTGCTTCCTCTCCTGAGGCAGAGGAGAAGTTTGGCTTTAACTCTGGTTCAGACTTCACTCTGGAAGAGTTTGAGAGATACGCTCTGTATTTTAAAAACACATACTTCGAGAAGAAAGACTTTGTTGGTGAAACCAAATGGACACCCTCTGTGGAGGAGGTAGAAGGAGAATACTGGAGAATAGTGGAGCAGCCAACAGATGAAGTGGAG GTATACTATGGAGCTGACTTGGAGAACAGGGTACTTGGAAGCGGATTTTACAAGATAGGGGATAGAGATATAGATCAGTACGTAGTATCTGGCTGGAACTTGAATAACTTACCGCGTCTCCCTGGCTCAGTACTCTCTTTTGAGGGCTGTGATATCTCTGGAGTTCTAGTCCCATGGCTCTACGTTGGAATGtgtttttcttcattttgttgG CATGTGGAGGACCATCATCTATACTCACTGAACTATCATCACTTTGGGGAGCCAAAAGTATGGTACGGTGTTCCAGGAAACAATGCAACGTCACTCGAGAAGGCGATGAGGAAACATCTACCTGATTTGTTTGAAGAACAGCCTGATCTACTTCATGGTCTGGTTACTCAATTCTCTCCTTCGATCCTGAAAGACGAAGGAGTCAAAGTTTACCGTGTGGTTCAGAACGCAGGGGAGTATGTGCTGACGTTCCCTAGGGCTTACCATGCTGGATTCAACTGCGGTTTCAACTGTGCGGAAGCGGTTAATGTTGCTCCGGTTGATTGGTTGGCTCATGGACAGAACGCTGTGGAACTTTACAGTAAAGAGACGAGGAAGACTTCTCTGTCTCATGACAAGCTTCTCCTCGGAGCGGCTTATGAAGCTGTAAAGGCTCTTTGGGAACTCTCAGATTCTTCTGTGGTAATaaaggaaaatacaacaaacTTGAGATGGAAGAGTTTCTGTGGGAAGAATGGTACACTTACCAACGCGATTCAG GCTCGGTTACGTATGGAAGAGGAAAGACTTGGAGATCTTGGTTCGTCGAGCTTGGTGAAGATGGAGAAGGATTTTGATTCAAACAGTGAAAGGGAATGCTTCTCGTGTTTTTATGATTTGCATCTCTCTGCTTTTGGCTGCAAGTGCTCTCCCGAAGAATACGCCTGCCTTAAACACTCGGACGATCTATGTTCATGTGGAGAGAAGGATAGGTTCGTCCTTGTCCGTTACACCATGGATGAGTTAAGGTCTTTGGTCAGAGCATTGGAAGGAGAAATGGACGATTTAAAGATATGGGTTTCCAAGGTGTTGTTAGGTATTGAACACAGTGATGAAGATCAGAATAAGACTGGTTCAGTTATCAGCGAGGAGAAGAAGGGTtcgtttgatttaaatattgaCCTAGACCTGAAAGAAGAGGTCAGCACCAGTGGCGAGTTAAACGCTTCGGAGAACTTTGATGTATCGGTCGAGCCTATAAACCTCGGTTTCTTGAGTTTTGGAAAGCTTTGGTGCAACAAGCATTCTATATTCCCAAAAG GATTCACGAGTCGTGTCAAGTTCTACAACGTGCTTGATCCGACAAGAATAAGCAGTTACATCTCCGAGGTTTTGGATGCAGGACTCATGGGTCCATTGTTCAGG GTTACTCTAGAAGAATCTCCAGACGAGTGCTTCTTCAATGTCTCTGCTCAACAATGCTGGGAAATGGTGTTGCAGAGAGTGAAAGATACATCCACAAATCTTGGTCTTCCTATTTTACCGCGGTTTAAAAGTATTAACGGGCTTCAAATGTTTGGTTTCCTCTCACCGTCTATAGTTCAG GCCATTGAAGCTCTTGACCCAAACCATAAGCTCGTAGAGTACTGGAACAACAAGAACCAAACTCATTTCGAGTCAAAAGATCAGTTCATATCATCAAACTGTACCAAAGGAAAGCTTTTCGGAGTAGATTTGATGTAG
- the LOC108818745 gene encoding obg-like ATPase 1 gives MPPKAKAKDAGPVERPILGRFSSHLKIGIVGLPNVGKSTLFNTLTKLSIPAENFPFCTIEPNEARVNIPDERFDWLCQLYKPKSEIPAFLEIHDIAGLVRGAHEGQGLGNNFLSHIRAVDGIFHVLRAFEDPDIIHVDDIVDPVRDLETITEELRLKDIEFIKKKVEDVEKSMKRSNDKALKVELDLLLKVKAWLEEGKDVRFGDWKAADIEILNTFQLLSAKPVVYLINMNERDYQRKKNKFLPKIHAWVQEHGADIMIPFSGVFERSLADMLPDEAAKYCEENKLQSALPRIIKTGFSAINLIYFFTAGPDEVKCWQIRRQSKAPQAAGAIHTDFERGFICAEVMKFEDLKELGNETAVKGAGKYRQEGKTYVVQDGDIIFFKFNVSGGGKK, from the exons ATGCCTCCGAAAGCGAAAGCAAAGGATGCAGGTCCCGTAGAGAGGCCTATTCTCGGCCGTTTCTCTTCTCACCTCAAGATCGGAATC GTTGGGCTGCCAAACGTGGGGAAGTCTACTCTATTCAACACACTCACGAAGCTTTCGATCCCAGCTGAGAACTTCCCCTTCTGTACCATCGAGCCTAACGAGGCGCGCGTGAATATCCCTGACGAGAGGTTCGATTGGCTTTGCCAATTATACAAGCCTAAGAGTGAG ATTCCAGCTTTCTTGGAAATACATGACATTGCTGGGCTTGTTAGAGGCGCTCATGAAGGCCAGGGTCTTGGGAACAACTTCTTGTCCCATATCCGTGCTGTGGATGGCATCTTCCATGTTTTGC GTGCGTTTGAAGATCCTGATATTATTCATGTCGATGATATCGTTGATCCTGTTAGAGATTTGGAGACCATTACTGAAGAATTGCGGCTTAAG GATATTGAGTTCATTAAAAAGAAGGTTGAAGATGTGGAGAAGAGCATGAAGAGGAGCAATGACAAGGCCCTCAAAGTTGAACTTGACCTCTTGCTTAAG GTTAAAGCTTGGCTGGAAGAAGGAAAAGATGTCCGTTTTGGGGACTGGAAAGCAGCTGATATCGAGATTTTGAACACTTTCCAATTGCTTTCCGCTAAGCCTGTCGTTTACTTG ATTAACATGAATGAGAGAGACTACCAGAGGAAGAAAAACAAGTTCTTGCCTAAGATTCATGCTTG GGTTCAGGAACACGGTGCTGATATTATGATTCCTTTCAGTGGTGTTTTTGAAAGGAGTCTCGCTGATATGCTCCCAGACGAAGCAGCAAAGTATTGTGAGGAGAACAAACTGCAAAG TGCTCTTCCGAGGATCATCAAAACTGGATTTTCAGCCATTAACCTCATATATTTCTTTACAGCAGGACCTGATGAG GTAAAGTGCTGGCAAATAAGACGTCAGTCAAAGGCTCCTCAAGCTGCTGGTGCTATTCATACTGATTTTGAGAGAGGTTTTATTTGTGCCGAG GTCATGAAATTTGAGGATCTCAAGGAACTTGGCAATGAAACTGCAGTCAAG GGCGCAGGGAAATACCGACAGGAGGGGAAAACGTATGTTGTCCAGGATGGAGATATCATTTTCTTTAAGTTCAACGTTTCCGGTGGTGGGAAGAAATGA
- the LOC130500851 gene encoding uncharacterized protein LOC130500851: MATSSHLLLLFLISTVSFLTPAAFLPSLTPRDQQHADRIIQAMIGAGEFRDWAADFLSAVDDQFGIPLSATIFIPSDFDAAGISSSSSSDGGETSTGHLSVAYHIVPQRLSFADLRILQPLSRLPTLLPGNSIVVTNNSVSDFTVDGVLVSEPDLFLSSSIAIHGVASPLDFSRYGGDFENVGGDTALADSLRPLSQRRRRRRQRLPDGFDNNRTSAASVSVAHLSTSSFFLLPLAMALF; this comes from the coding sequence ATGGCAACCTCAAgccatctcctcctcctcttccttatCTCCACCGTCTCATTTCTCACTCCCGCCGCTTTCCTTCCCTCCCTCACGCCGCGAGATCAGCAACACGCAGACAGAATCATCCAAGCGATGATCGGAGCCGGCGAGTTCCGCGACTGGGCCGCCGATTTCCTCTCCGCCGTCGACGACCAGTTCGGAATCCCCCTCTCCGCCACCATCTTCATCCCCAGCGACTTCGACGCCGCCggcatctcctcctcctcctcctccgacgGCGGCGAAACCAGCACCGGTCATCTCTCCGTCGCCTACCACATCGTTCCTCAGCGACTCTCCTTCGCCGACCTCCGTATCTTGCAGCCTCTCTCTCGCCTCCCGACTCTCCTCCCCGGAAACTCCATCGTCGTCACCAACAACTCCGTTTCAGATTTCACCGTCGACGGCGTTCTCGTCTCCGAGCCGGATCTTTTCCTCTCTTCTTCGATCGCGATCCACGGTGTCGCCTCGCCGCTTGATTTCTCTCGTTACGGAGGAGACTTCGAAAACGTTGGTGGTGATACTGCTTTGGCCGATAGTCTCCGCCCTTTGTCTCagcgtcgtcgtcgtcgtcgtcaacGTCTTCCTGATGGATTCGACAACAATCGAACCTCTGCTGCTTCCGTCTCCGTCGCACATCTCTCAACAAGCTCGTTCTTCTTGCTCCCGTTGGCTATGGCTCTGTTCTGA